One Keratinibaculum paraultunense genomic window carries:
- a CDS encoding HPr family phosphocarrier protein: protein MHKQEVILKNETGLHARPASLFVKEASRFSADIKVIKDGKEYNAKSIMGILSMGAGKGDTILIQAEGDDAKEAVKALVELVNNNFNE, encoded by the coding sequence ATGCATAAACAAGAAGTTATTTTAAAAAATGAAACAGGTCTTCATGCTAGACCAGCGAGTTTATTTGTAAAGGAGGCATCTAGATTTTCAGCTGATATTAAGGTAATAAAAGATGGAAAAGAATATAATGCAAAGAGTATAATGGGTATACTTAGTATGGGAGCAGGTAAAGGTGACACAATATTGATTCAAGCTGAAGGCGATGATGCCAAAGAAGCTGTTAAAGCTTTAGTTGAGCTTGTAAACAATAATTTTAATGAATAG
- a CDS encoding alpha/beta-type small acid-soluble spore protein has protein sequence MATNKTGSKNILVPEARQALDQMKLEIASELGMTDYNSIDKGNLPSRQNGYVGGYMTKRLVEMAQRSMGGGTTTR, from the coding sequence ATGGCTACTAACAAAACTGGTTCAAAAAATATTTTAGTACCTGAAGCACGACAAGCATTAGACCAAATGAAATTAGAAATAGCTTCTGAATTGGGTATGACAGATTATAATTCAATTGATAAAGGTAATTTACCATCCAGACAAAATGGATATGTTGGTGGATATATGACTAAAAGATTAGTTGAAATGGCACAAAGAAGTATGGGTGGAGGTACTACAACTAGATAA
- a CDS encoding sulfurtransferase TusA family protein, with translation MSKVVDARGRSCPEPVIMTKDAIESNPNETIQVLVDAQVAVENITRFAKGKGYKVEVEEKGDEYTLTIRK, from the coding sequence ATGTCTAAAGTTGTAGATGCGAGAGGAAGATCTTGTCCAGAACCTGTAATAATGACTAAAGATGCTATTGAATCTAATCCTAATGAAACTATTCAAGTATTGGTTGACGCTCAAGTAGCTGTTGAAAATATTACAAGATTTGCTAAAGGAAAAGGATATAAAGTAGAAGTAGAAGAAAAGGGCGATGAATACACTCTTACTATTAGAAAATAG
- a CDS encoding ferritin, whose protein sequence is MASEKLLKELNDQFNFELESGYIYMAMASYCAEQNLDGFANFFIVQAQEEYVHAMKFFDFINDLDGRVTMKGIKEPLNEYESLVHVFETALNHEKLVTSRINKLVDLAKEENDYTTISFLQWFVDEQLEEENSMKDILIKLDRMGDNFQGIYMLDKKLGERTLE, encoded by the coding sequence ATGGCGTCTGAAAAATTATTAAAAGAATTAAATGATCAATTTAATTTTGAACTAGAATCAGGATATATCTATATGGCTATGGCTTCTTATTGTGCAGAACAAAATTTAGATGGTTTTGCTAATTTCTTTATAGTACAAGCTCAAGAAGAATATGTTCATGCTATGAAATTTTTTGACTTTATAAATGATTTAGACGGAAGAGTTACTATGAAAGGTATTAAAGAACCATTAAACGAATATGAATCACTAGTTCATGTATTTGAAACAGCTTTAAACCATGAAAAGTTAGTTACAAGTAGAATAAATAAATTAGTAGATTTAGCAAAAGAAGAAAACGATTATACAACTATTAGCTTCTTACAATGGTTTGTTGATGAACAATTAGAAGAAGAAAATAGTATGAAAGATATATTGATAAAACTAGATAGAATGGGAGACAACTTCCAAGGGATATATATGTTGGACAAAAAATTAGGAGAAAGAACATTAGAATAA
- a CDS encoding NAD(P)/FAD-dependent oxidoreductase: MRYDIIIVGAGPCGIFTALEVKKHNPNKKILMIEKGNPIEKRICPKRRRGICTHCKPCNITTGFAGAGAYSDGKLSLSPDVGGNLPEYLGYEKTQELINYVDNIYLKFGADKTVYGIGKEKEIEEIRKKAIRSNLKLVECPIRHMGTEEGYAIYTRIEKYLKEIEVNLSFKNPVKDIILDENRNIKGVIADKEYYSDQVVIAVGRDGSDWLKDLCIKHDINTETGDVDIGVRVETRNEIMEELNNAMYESKLIYYTPTFDDKVRTFCTNPSGEVSTEYYDGNLAVVNGHSYKSESLKSENTNFALLVTKHFTKPFNSPIEYGMHIAKLGNMLSGNKVLIQRYGDFKRGRRTTGERLYRNNIIPTLKDTVPGDLSLVLPYRIMKDVDEMLIALDNVAPGLASDETLLYGVEVKFYSNKVITDNNFETNIKGLYVGGDGAGITRGLMQASVNGVVLGRNLS; encoded by the coding sequence ATGAGGTATGATATTATAATCGTCGGTGCTGGACCTTGTGGTATATTTACAGCACTTGAAGTAAAAAAACACAATCCCAATAAAAAAATTTTAATGATAGAAAAAGGTAATCCTATTGAAAAAAGAATATGTCCTAAAAGAAGGAGAGGAATATGTACGCATTGTAAACCTTGTAATATAACTACTGGTTTTGCAGGAGCTGGAGCTTATTCCGATGGTAAATTATCCCTTTCTCCTGATGTAGGAGGAAATTTACCAGAATATTTAGGATATGAAAAAACTCAAGAGTTGATTAATTATGTAGATAATATATATTTAAAATTTGGTGCTGATAAGACTGTATACGGTATAGGCAAAGAAAAAGAAATAGAAGAAATAAGAAAAAAAGCAATTAGAAGTAATCTAAAATTGGTAGAATGTCCTATTAGGCATATGGGTACAGAAGAAGGTTATGCTATATATACGCGTATAGAAAAATATCTAAAGGAAATTGAAGTAAATTTAAGCTTTAAAAATCCAGTAAAGGACATAATATTAGATGAAAATAGAAATATAAAAGGTGTTATAGCTGATAAAGAATACTATTCAGACCAAGTGGTAATAGCCGTTGGAAGAGATGGCTCTGATTGGTTAAAAGATTTATGTATTAAACATGATATAAATACAGAAACAGGTGATGTAGATATAGGCGTTAGAGTAGAAACTAGAAATGAAATAATGGAAGAATTGAATAATGCCATGTATGAAAGTAAATTAATATATTATACTCCTACATTTGATGATAAAGTGCGAACCTTCTGCACCAATCCATCAGGTGAAGTATCTACTGAATATTATGATGGTAATTTGGCAGTTGTTAATGGTCATAGTTACAAATCTGAAAGTTTAAAATCTGAAAATACCAATTTTGCACTATTGGTTACCAAGCATTTTACAAAACCTTTTAATTCTCCTATAGAATATGGTATGCATATTGCAAAACTTGGAAATATGCTCTCAGGTAACAAAGTATTAATTCAAAGATATGGGGATTTTAAAAGAGGCAGACGAACCACTGGTGAAAGACTATATCGAAACAATATAATCCCCACTTTAAAAGATACTGTGCCAGGAGATTTAAGTTTAGTACTTCCCTATAGAATTATGAAAGATGTAGATGAGATGCTAATAGCCTTAGATAACGTGGCTCCTGGACTTGCTAGTGATGAAACCCTTTTATATGGTGTGGAAGTTAAATTTTATTCTAACAAGGTAATCACCGACAATAATTTTGAAACTAATATAAAAGGTTTATATGTTGGAGGAGATGGAGCAGGAATTACAAGGGGACTTATGCAGGCTAGTGTAAATGGAGTAGTATTGGGAAGAAATTTAAGTTAG
- the ptsP gene encoding phosphoenolpyruvate--protein phosphotransferase: MKGIGTSPGIALGNVLVYKEPEMVIEKKQVADVDEEIERLDKAIEIAIEQIEQLYEKTLETVGLKEAKIFNAHKMMMEDPEFIGDVKETIKSQGVNAEWAVKTIADKYIKMFENIEDEYLRERAVDLKDVSNRLLKILLGIESIDLSTLNDEYIIVAEDLTPSDTAQMDKEMVLGFITEIGGKTSHTSIMARTLEIPAISGVKGITNKTKNGDFVIIDGKEGLVLLNPSQEEIKTYKEKKERYEQFKLKLEDMKGKKSISKDGVKVEIAANIGTPKDVDNVIENDAEGIGLYRTEFLYMDSDKLPTEEEQFEAYKIVAERMEGKPVVIRTLDVGGDKDIPYLDLPKEMNPFLGYRAIRLCLDRKDMFKTQLRALLRASAFGNVKIMFPMISSIEEIRKAKKILEEAKEELRNKNIPFNEEIEVGIMVEIPAAAIHSDIFAKEVDFFSIGTNDLIQYTLAVDRGNQDISYLYNQYHPAVLKLIDMTIKNGHKEGIWVGMCGEAAGDEKLIPILLGMGLDEFSMSSSSILKARWIINNTSKEEIESMLDEVLSLPTAKDVEKFIDENILA, encoded by the coding sequence ATGAAGGGAATAGGAACATCACCTGGTATTGCTCTGGGAAATGTACTAGTATATAAAGAACCTGAAATGGTAATTGAAAAGAAACAAGTTGCAGATGTGGATGAAGAAATAGAGCGATTGGATAAAGCTATAGAAATAGCTATAGAACAAATTGAACAGTTATATGAAAAAACTTTAGAAACTGTAGGATTAAAGGAAGCAAAAATATTCAATGCTCATAAAATGATGATGGAAGACCCAGAATTTATTGGTGATGTTAAAGAAACTATAAAGTCACAAGGAGTAAATGCAGAATGGGCAGTAAAAACAATTGCTGATAAGTATATAAAGATGTTTGAAAATATTGAAGATGAATATCTTAGAGAAAGGGCAGTAGATTTAAAAGATGTATCTAATAGATTATTAAAAATATTATTGGGTATTGAATCTATTGATCTTAGCACATTAAACGATGAATATATTATAGTAGCTGAAGATTTAACACCATCAGATACAGCTCAAATGGATAAAGAAATGGTATTAGGTTTTATAACTGAAATAGGAGGTAAAACTTCCCACACATCGATTATGGCTAGAACATTAGAAATTCCAGCTATATCTGGTGTAAAAGGCATAACTAATAAAACTAAAAATGGAGACTTTGTAATAATAGATGGAAAAGAAGGATTAGTGTTATTAAATCCTTCACAAGAAGAAATAAAAACATATAAAGAAAAGAAAGAAAGATATGAACAATTTAAATTAAAATTAGAAGATATGAAAGGCAAAAAAAGTATATCAAAGGATGGAGTCAAAGTAGAAATAGCAGCTAATATTGGTACTCCAAAAGATGTAGACAATGTAATAGAAAATGATGCAGAAGGTATAGGATTATATAGAACAGAATTTTTATATATGGATAGCGATAAGTTACCTACTGAGGAAGAACAATTTGAAGCTTATAAAATAGTAGCAGAGAGAATGGAAGGAAAACCAGTTGTAATAAGAACACTGGATGTAGGCGGAGATAAGGATATACCTTATTTAGATTTACCAAAAGAGATGAATCCTTTTCTAGGTTATAGAGCCATTAGACTTTGTTTAGATAGAAAGGATATGTTTAAAACGCAATTAAGAGCATTATTAAGGGCTTCAGCTTTTGGAAACGTAAAGATAATGTTTCCTATGATATCCAGTATAGAAGAGATTAGAAAAGCTAAAAAAATATTGGAAGAAGCAAAAGAGGAACTAAGGAATAAAAATATTCCATTTAATGAAGAAATAGAAGTAGGTATAATGGTGGAAATTCCTGCAGCTGCAATCCATTCAGATATATTTGCAAAGGAAGTAGATTTTTTTAGTATAGGCACCAATGATTTAATCCAATATACCTTAGCAGTAGATAGAGGAAATCAAGATATATCATATCTATATAATCAATACCACCCAGCAGTATTGAAATTAATCGATATGACTATAAAAAATGGTCATAAAGAAGGTATATGGGTAGGGATGTGTGGGGAAGCAGCAGGAGATGAAAAATTAATACCTATATTATTAGGTATGGGACTAGATGAATTTAGTATGAGTTCTTCATCTATATTAAAGGCTAGGTGGATTATAAATAACACATCAAAAGAAGAAATTGAGTCTATGCTAGATGAAGTCCTTAGTCTTCCTACAGCTAAAGATGTAGAAAAGTTTATAGATGAAAACATATTGGCATGA
- a CDS encoding rubrerythrin family protein — MKAMTAQNLRSAFGGESQAHMRYRIWGAKADEDGFPMVARLFRATSDAEEIHATLHFKALKNEKGDFQVTSGAGFGLGTTSENLQGAIDGELFEVNEMYPAYIAVAELQEEKSALSAMRFAIEAEKVHAELFTKAKEAVDNGKDLETEKIFLCPVCGFISITGKEDNCPICNTKKETFIEY, encoded by the coding sequence ATGAAAGCCATGACAGCTCAAAATTTAAGATCAGCTTTTGGTGGTGAAAGTCAAGCCCATATGCGATATAGAATTTGGGGTGCTAAAGCTGATGAAGATGGATTCCCAATGGTAGCTAGACTATTTAGAGCAACCTCTGATGCAGAGGAAATACATGCTACACTACATTTTAAAGCATTAAAAAATGAAAAAGGAGATTTCCAAGTTACCTCAGGAGCAGGATTTGGATTAGGCACTACATCAGAAAATCTTCAAGGAGCCATTGATGGAGAGCTATTTGAAGTGAATGAAATGTATCCTGCTTATATAGCAGTAGCTGAGTTGCAAGAAGAAAAATCTGCACTATCTGCTATGAGATTTGCCATAGAAGCAGAAAAGGTCCATGCAGAGTTATTTACAAAGGCAAAAGAAGCTGTAGATAATGGCAAGGATCTAGAAACGGAAAAAATATTCTTATGTCCAGTATGTGGATTTATAAGTATAACAGGTAAAGAAGACAATTGTCCAATATGTAATACAAAAAAGGAAACATTTATAGAATACTAA
- a CDS encoding CapA family protein, with protein sequence MNKKYIYILLVILGLSLVFAGCSRKDMLKPEDRTSSIEEDIPPVVENIPEEVRENTQMTILAVGDIMFHMPQIRAAYDENIGTYDFKDNFKYVKKYIESADLAIANFETVTAGEDIPYCGFPNFNAPVETLDAIKYAGFDILTTSNNHCLDQGKKGLLNTIYAIEERGLVNIGTYKEPKEIMIKDINDIKLALLSYTYGFNGMDFTLTEEEKTYMVSKIDEFKIEQDIKKAKDEGVDMIVVFIHWGNEYQRDPSNEQVELGRKMIEWGANIILGSHPHVVQKAEVINYNGRDNFIIYSMGNFLSNQRRETMDNKYAEDGLMVRLTIEKDYLKNKTTIQNIEYIPTWVRRCKQNGKWSYQILPIEEFLKDKSLLSNIEKLEIEKIEESLKNTLTKVTEY encoded by the coding sequence ATGAATAAAAAATACATATATATTTTATTAGTTATTTTAGGTTTATCATTAGTTTTTGCAGGGTGTAGTAGGAAAGATATGTTAAAACCAGAAGATAGGACAAGTTCAATTGAAGAAGACATTCCGCCAGTAGTAGAGAATATACCAGAAGAAGTACGAGAAAATACTCAAATGACCATTCTTGCTGTAGGAGATATAATGTTTCATATGCCTCAGATTAGAGCAGCTTATGATGAAAATATTGGTACTTATGATTTTAAGGATAATTTTAAGTATGTAAAAAAGTATATAGAGTCTGCTGATTTAGCAATAGCCAACTTTGAAACAGTAACTGCTGGAGAAGATATTCCTTATTGTGGTTTTCCCAATTTTAATGCTCCTGTAGAGACATTAGATGCTATTAAATATGCAGGTTTTGATATACTTACTACCAGTAATAATCACTGTCTAGATCAAGGGAAAAAAGGATTATTAAATACTATATATGCTATAGAAGAAAGAGGATTAGTAAATATTGGTACATATAAGGAGCCAAAAGAGATCATGATAAAGGATATAAATGATATAAAGTTAGCACTACTATCCTACACTTATGGATTTAATGGGATGGATTTTACCCTTACAGAGGAAGAAAAAACCTATATGGTGAGTAAAATAGATGAATTTAAAATAGAACAAGATATAAAGAAGGCAAAAGATGAAGGCGTAGATATGATAGTTGTATTTATTCACTGGGGAAATGAATATCAAAGAGATCCCTCCAATGAGCAAGTGGAATTAGGAAGAAAGATGATTGAGTGGGGAGCAAATATAATACTTGGTTCTCATCCCCATGTAGTTCAAAAGGCAGAGGTTATTAATTATAATGGCAGAGATAATTTTATAATATATTCTATGGGAAATTTTTTGTCCAACCAGAGACGAGAAACTATGGACAACAAATATGCAGAAGATGGTTTAATGGTAAGATTGACTATAGAAAAGGATTATTTAAAAAATAAAACTACAATTCAAAATATAGAGTACATACCCACTTGGGTTAGGAGATGTAAACAAAATGGAAAATGGTCATATCAGATACTTCCCATAGAAGAATTTTTGAAAGATAAATCTTTATTGTCTAATATTGAAAAGTTGGAAATAGAAAAAATAGAAGAATCCTTAAAAAATACCTTAACAAAAGTAACAGAATATTAA
- the yedE gene encoding YedE family putative selenium transporter has protein sequence MNDKRKMFIYGGIIGLIGAILMKFGNPGNMGICVACFYRDIAGALGLHRAEIVQYIRPEIIGFILGAFIISIAKGDFKSRGGSSPLIRFFLGFFLVIGALVFLGCPLRMILRLANGDLNALIGLLGYLVGIFIGIQFLKKGYTLGKSVKQPKFSGYIMPIVAVTLLIFLIVKPDFIFFSEEGPGSMRAPIVLSLVLGMIVGIVLQRSRICTAGAFRDIMLIKDYHFFWGILGIFVVNLIANLILNFDSFNLGFENQPVAHPIHLWNFMGMVLTGICSILLGGCPVRQTILASEGDADAGITVLGITIGAAFAHNFGLASSPKGVTSNGKVSVIIGIIVVLMIAYSVVKESNQVNS, from the coding sequence ATGAATGATAAACGTAAAATGTTTATCTATGGAGGCATTATAGGTCTTATTGGTGCTATACTTATGAAGTTTGGAAACCCTGGGAACATGGGCATTTGTGTAGCTTGTTTTTATAGAGATATAGCTGGTGCATTAGGGCTTCATAGAGCAGAAATAGTTCAATATATAAGACCTGAAATTATCGGATTTATATTAGGTGCTTTTATTATCTCCATTGCAAAAGGAGATTTTAAATCTAGAGGAGGTTCCTCCCCTTTAATTAGATTCTTTTTAGGTTTCTTTTTAGTAATTGGTGCTTTGGTATTTTTAGGTTGCCCTTTAAGAATGATATTAAGACTTGCCAATGGGGACTTAAATGCTTTAATTGGACTTTTAGGTTATTTAGTAGGAATATTTATTGGTATTCAATTCTTAAAGAAAGGTTATACTTTAGGAAAAAGTGTTAAACAACCTAAATTCTCTGGCTATATAATGCCAATTGTGGCTGTAACATTACTTATATTCTTAATTGTAAAACCTGATTTTATATTCTTTAGTGAAGAAGGACCTGGCTCTATGAGAGCTCCTATAGTATTATCATTGGTGCTTGGAATGATAGTGGGAATAGTACTTCAAAGAAGCAGAATTTGTACTGCAGGGGCTTTTAGAGATATTATGTTGATAAAGGATTATCACTTCTTTTGGGGAATATTAGGAATATTTGTGGTAAATCTTATAGCAAATTTAATATTAAATTTTGATTCTTTCAATTTAGGTTTTGAAAATCAACCAGTAGCTCATCCTATCCATCTGTGGAACTTTATGGGTATGGTTTTAACAGGGATATGCTCTATATTACTAGGCGGTTGTCCTGTAAGGCAAACCATACTTGCTAGCGAAGGAGATGCTGATGCCGGAATAACTGTACTTGGAATTACTATAGGGGCAGCCTTTGCTCATAATTTTGGATTGGCTTCTAGCCCAAAAGGGGTAACAAGCAATGGAAAAGTTTCTGTAATTATAGGAATTATAGTTGTATTAATGATAGCCTATAGTGTTGTTAAAGAATCCAATCAAGTAAATAGTTAA
- a CDS encoding DUF4230 domain-containing protein, with protein sequence MGKYKRNIIILLVSIVVISTFLLYFKFSTKKEVTLLSDTIDEKLAKILEVATVKYNYTNVVTYKDNKKISNIDLPFTNKSFIIKYSGYIKAGVDLNGIETNVINPKTVKITLDKPQIFDNVIVEEDVYVYDERDSVFNKLTFDDLYEVLVEEKKNMEKEVVEKGLLKDAEKNAKELIVSLLEGMGFEEIKVNFR encoded by the coding sequence ATGGGAAAATACAAAAGAAATATTATAATACTATTAGTATCTATTGTAGTAATATCAACCTTTTTATTATATTTTAAATTTTCTACTAAAAAAGAAGTAACCCTCCTATCAGATACAATAGATGAAAAGTTGGCTAAAATATTGGAAGTAGCTACAGTTAAGTACAATTATACCAATGTGGTAACCTATAAAGACAATAAAAAGATTAGCAATATCGACCTCCCCTTTACAAACAAAAGCTTTATTATAAAATACAGTGGATATATAAAAGCAGGGGTGGATTTAAATGGAATAGAAACCAATGTAATAAATCCTAAAACTGTTAAAATTACATTGGACAAGCCTCAAATATTTGACAATGTAATAGTAGAAGAGGATGTATATGTATATGATGAGAGGGATTCAGTTTTTAATAAGTTAACTTTTGATGATCTATATGAAGTACTAGTAGAAGAAAAGAAAAATATGGAAAAAGAAGTAGTAGAAAAGGGACTGCTTAAGGATGCAGAAAAAAATGCAAAGGAATTAATAGTTTCTTTATTGGAAGGAATGGGATTTGAGGAAATTAAAGTTAATTTTAGATAA
- the cdaA gene encoding diadenylate cyclase CdaA yields the protein MQTLRNIFINIRIQDIIDILIVALVFYKLFMLIRETRAEQLTKGIFALFVFTKVSEWLKLYTINWLLKQIVTVGTLAILIVFQPELRRALEYLGRSRFFTKSFVEIKDETISQVVDEIVEAVASLSRQKIGALIVIERKTGLNEIIETGTIIDGKVSSDLLINIFIPNTPLHDGAVIIREDIIKAAGCFLPLTDNMSLSKDLGTRHRAALGISEKSDGLAIVVSEETGAISIAENGSLARYLDAKTLKQILMDTYKPKETKQTFITKWRRKDEQRKGK from the coding sequence TTGCAGACTTTAAGAAATATATTTATTAATATAAGAATTCAGGATATTATAGACATACTAATAGTGGCTTTAGTTTTTTATAAATTATTTATGTTAATTAGAGAAACTAGAGCAGAGCAGCTTACTAAAGGAATATTTGCATTATTTGTATTTACTAAAGTTAGTGAATGGTTAAAATTATATACTATTAATTGGTTATTAAAACAGATTGTAACAGTGGGTACTTTAGCTATATTAATAGTATTTCAGCCAGAGCTTAGAAGAGCATTAGAGTATTTAGGAAGAAGTAGGTTTTTTACTAAATCATTTGTAGAAATAAAGGACGAAACTATATCTCAAGTAGTAGATGAAATAGTTGAAGCAGTGGCTTCACTTTCTAGACAAAAAATAGGAGCACTTATAGTTATAGAGAGAAAAACAGGTTTAAATGAAATAATAGAAACTGGAACTATAATAGATGGGAAAGTATCCAGTGATTTGTTAATCAACATATTCATACCTAACACCCCCCTTCATGATGGAGCTGTAATAATAAGAGAAGATATAATAAAGGCAGCAGGATGTTTTTTGCCTTTAACAGATAATATGTCTTTAAGTAAAGATTTAGGGACTCGTCATAGGGCAGCACTGGGTATCTCTGAGAAGTCTGATGGACTAGCTATAGTTGTATCAGAAGAAACTGGTGCTATATCTATTGCGGAAAATGGCAGTTTAGCTAGATATCTAGATGCTAAAACTTTAAAACAAATACTAATGGATACGTATAAACCTAAGGAGACAAAACAGACATTTATTACAAAGTGGAGGCGAAAAGATGAGCAAAGAAAAGGAAAATGA
- a CDS encoding L,D-transpeptidase family protein — translation MKKHNIILILFILMLIVIVIGNYIHLFFTQKSIDYENKDTYLKIDEDSMSILIEVDRKLLHIVNTRSNEIIKSYVVATGKIDTPTPLGTFKIIEKAKWGEGFGSRWLGLNVPWGRYGIHGTNKPDSVGFNISQGCIRMRNKDIEEVYDMVKYNTLVSIINGEYGPFGYGFRKLTPGDRGADVLEVQKRLKLEGYYHGALDGIYGEGMKKSLIQYLKDNNIPITDVIDFNIYKKLNIVLME, via the coding sequence GTGAAGAAGCATAATATTATCCTGATTTTATTTATATTAATGCTGATAGTGATAGTAATTGGTAACTATATACATCTTTTTTTTACACAAAAGAGCATAGATTATGAAAATAAAGATACTTATTTAAAGATTGATGAGGATAGTATGTCCATATTAATAGAAGTTGATAGAAAATTACTCCATATTGTAAATACCAGATCCAATGAAATAATAAAAAGTTATGTAGTAGCTACTGGTAAGATAGACACACCTACACCATTAGGTACTTTTAAAATAATAGAGAAGGCTAAATGGGGTGAAGGATTTGGTTCTAGATGGTTAGGATTAAATGTACCTTGGGGTAGATATGGTATTCACGGTACTAATAAGCCAGATTCCGTAGGATTTAATATTTCCCAAGGTTGCATTAGGATGAGAAATAAGGATATTGAAGAAGTATATGATATGGTTAAATACAATACTTTAGTTAGTATAATTAATGGGGAATATGGTCCTTTTGGTTATGGATTTAGGAAGTTAACTCCTGGAGATAGAGGAGCAGATGTATTAGAAGTACAGAAGAGATTAAAATTAGAGGGTTATTATCATGGAGCTCTTGATGGCATATATGGAGAAGGAATGAAAAAATCTTTAATACAATATCTAAAGGATAATAATATACCAATAACTGATGTTATTGATTTTAATATATATAAAAAATTAAATATAGTACTTATGGAATAA
- a CDS encoding DUF3343 domain-containing protein, whose product MEDVYCVVTFHVTQHALLFEKVMKEFKYPIKLMPVPRQVSSSCGIAAKIPCDKKEEILTLCKEKNLSFDEFHEIKHKNKKSWF is encoded by the coding sequence ATGGAAGATGTTTATTGTGTTGTTACCTTTCATGTTACTCAACATGCATTGTTGTTTGAAAAAGTTATGAAAGAGTTTAAATATCCTATAAAGCTAATGCCAGTGCCTAGACAAGTAAGTTCTAGTTGCGGCATTGCAGCTAAAATACCTTGTGATAAAAAAGAAGAAATACTTACTTTATGTAAGGAAAAAAATCTTTCCTTTGATGAATTTCATGAAATCAAACACAAAAATAAAAAATCTTGGTTCTAA
- a CDS encoding PrsW family intramembrane metalloprotease, with protein MNTRLFTIAITPAIAIIFGIYLSDRYDREPLKLLMLTYIFGALSAIPIIIVEELLLKLNIFSGIFDALYTAFIVAGLTEEFFKRLVVLKIPYNTKYFDEKLDGIVYGVFSAMGFATVENIVYVVYRYANNPHVGLYRGIFSVPAHAVFGITMGYYLSLAKFDPDKKRAAKNRYRSLYMPIFLHGTFNFILMAGIPQLSLLFVPYVIYIWRINQKKLSKFVYDSKSRFIDTDKEDDN; from the coding sequence TTGAATACTAGATTATTTACAATTGCTATAACACCAGCAATAGCCATAATATTTGGCATATATTTAAGTGATAGATATGATAGAGAACCTTTAAAGCTATTGATGCTTACATACATATTTGGTGCATTATCTGCAATACCTATAATAATAGTGGAGGAATTATTGTTAAAGCTGAATATATTTTCAGGAATTTTTGATGCATTGTATACTGCATTTATAGTAGCAGGACTTACAGAAGAATTTTTTAAAAGATTGGTGGTATTAAAAATTCCTTATAATACAAAATATTTTGATGAAAAATTGGATGGAATAGTATATGGGGTATTTTCTGCTATGGGTTTTGCTACTGTGGAGAATATAGTATATGTGGTATATAGATATGCAAACAATCCCCACGTGGGATTATATAGAGGAATATTTTCTGTTCCAGCCCATGCAGTATTTGGGATAACTATGGGCTATTATTTATCTTTAGCAAAATTTGACCCAGATAAAAAACGGGCAGCAAAAAACAGGTACAGATCTCTTTATATGCCAATATTTCTCCATGGTACCTTTAATTTTATACTCATGGCTGGTATTCCTCAACTAAGTTTATTATTTGTTCCCTATGTGATATATATATGGCGGATAAATCAAAAGAAACTAAGCAAATTTGTGTATGACTCTAAAAGTAGATTTATAGATACAGACAAAGAAGATGATAATTAG